One stretch of Suricata suricatta isolate VVHF042 chromosome 13, meerkat_22Aug2017_6uvM2_HiC, whole genome shotgun sequence DNA includes these proteins:
- the LCN15 gene encoding lipocalin-15, producing MRPVLLGPVLVLLWASLAWAEVLVQPDFDAKKFSGLWYVASMVSDCKVFLGKKDHLPMSTRVITATAGGNLSVHMEFPLADGCNRLDAEYLKVGSEGHFRVPALGYLDVRVVDTDYSSFAVLYIYKELEGALSTMVQLYSRTQEPSPQAVKAFRDFYPTVGLPDDMAVMLPKSDTCSSGDKEAP from the exons ATGAGGCCTGTGCTCCTGGGTCCCGTGCTGGTGCTGCTCTGGGCGTCGCTGGCTTGGGCTGAGGTCCTAGTGCAGCCGGACTTTGATGCCAAAAAG TTCTCAGGCCTCTGGTACGTGGCCTCCATGGTCTCCGACTGCAAGGTCTTCTTGGGCAAGAAGGACCACCTGCCGATGTCCACCAGGGTCATCACGGCCACGGCGGGTGGCAACCTCAGCGTCCACATGGAGTTCCCTCT GGCCGACGGCTGTAACCGGCTGGACGCCGAGTACCTGAAGGTGGGCTCCGAGGGGCACTTCCGAGTCCCAG ccctgggCTACCTGGACGTGCGCGTCGTGGACACCGACTACAGCTCCTTCGCCGTGCTCTACATCTACAAGGAGCTGGAGGGCGCGCTCAGCACCATGGTGCAGCTCTACA gcCGGACCCAGGAGCCAAGTCCCCAAGCTGTGAAGGCCTTCCGGGACTTCTACCCCACCGTGGGGCTCCCCGACGACATGGCGGTCATGCTGCCCAAGTCAG ACACGTGCTCCTCTGGGGACAAGGAGGCTCCCTGA
- the LCN8 gene encoding epididymal-specific lipocalin-8 isoform X2, translated as MEAGLLSVILGAVLVPGDTAGQELDLQKTVGFWREVGVASSQNLAPKTPKRLEAVFLTLSGDRLTVKAAYNSSGSCETEKIVGSEVDVSGRFVFPGHREIHVVDTDYAQYAILRVALQWRGRDFHVLKYFTRSLEDDYAPGFWRFRELTADTGLYLAARQGRCAKLLKEELI; from the exons ATGGAGGCGGGGCTGCTGAGTGTCATCCTGGGCGCTGTCCTGGTGCCGGGGGACACAGCCGGGCAGGAGCTGGATCTGCAGAAG ACTGTAGGATTTTGGCGGGAAGTCGGAGTGGCCTCCAGCCAAAACCTGGCACCGAAGACCCCAAAGAGGCTGGAGGCCGTGTTCCTGACCTTGAGTGGAGACCGGCTGACCGTGAAAGCTGCGTACAACAG CTCAGGAAGTTGTGAGACAGAGAAAATAGTGGGCTCAGAAGTGGATGTTTCGGGGAGGTTTGTTTTTCCCG GCCACAGGGAGATCCACGTGGTGGACACGGACTACGCGCAGTACGCCATTCTGAGGGTGGCCCTGCAGTGGCGTGGCCGTGACTTCCACGTGCTCAAGTACTTTA ctcggagcctggaggacGACTACGCACCGGGCTTCTGGAGGTTCCGGGAGTTGACGGCCGACACAGGGCTGTACCTGGCGGCCCGGCAAG GGAGGTGTGCCAAGCTCCTGAAGGAG GAGCTGATCTAG
- the LCN8 gene encoding epididymal-specific lipocalin-8 isoform X1, whose protein sequence is MEAGLLSVILGAVLVPGDTAGQELDLQKTVGFWREVGVASSQNLAPKTPKRLEAVFLTLSGDRLTVKAAYNSSGSCETEKIVGSEVDVSGRFVFPGHREIHVVDTDYAQYAILRVALQWRGRDFHVLKYFTRSLEDDYAPGFWRFRELTADTGLYLAARQGRCAKLLKEVSRAPQANGVPSPSGSRLPDGDPGGWGPRTGLGEGRGSGHARPPGLPVPRSLWPTLCWPIPRLGPERWGLSPCFAGRETEAREAVCSQSCS, encoded by the exons ATGGAGGCGGGGCTGCTGAGTGTCATCCTGGGCGCTGTCCTGGTGCCGGGGGACACAGCCGGGCAGGAGCTGGATCTGCAGAAG ACTGTAGGATTTTGGCGGGAAGTCGGAGTGGCCTCCAGCCAAAACCTGGCACCGAAGACCCCAAAGAGGCTGGAGGCCGTGTTCCTGACCTTGAGTGGAGACCGGCTGACCGTGAAAGCTGCGTACAACAG CTCAGGAAGTTGTGAGACAGAGAAAATAGTGGGCTCAGAAGTGGATGTTTCGGGGAGGTTTGTTTTTCCCG GCCACAGGGAGATCCACGTGGTGGACACGGACTACGCGCAGTACGCCATTCTGAGGGTGGCCCTGCAGTGGCGTGGCCGTGACTTCCACGTGCTCAAGTACTTTA ctcggagcctggaggacGACTACGCACCGGGCTTCTGGAGGTTCCGGGAGTTGACGGCCGACACAGGGCTGTACCTGGCGGCCCGGCAAG GGAGGTGTGCCAAGCTCCTGAAGGAGGTGAGCCGAGCCCCCCAGGCCAACGGGGTCCCAAGTCCCTCTGGATCCAGGCTGCCAGATGGGGACCCTGGAGGCTGGGGCCCGAggacagggctgggagagggaagggggagcgggCATGCGCGTCCACCCGGGCTTCCTGTCCCGCGTTCCCTGTGGCCCACACTGTGCTGGCCCATCCCCCGCCTGGGACCCGAGAGGTGGGGACTGTCACCCTGCTTTGCAGGTAGAGAAACCGAGGCCCGGGAGGCTGTTTGCTCACAGTCATGCAGCTAA